In a single window of the Zea mays cultivar B73 chromosome 5, Zm-B73-REFERENCE-NAM-5.0, whole genome shotgun sequence genome:
- the LOC100282060 gene encoding actin-depolymerizing factor: MSNSASGMAVCDECKLKFLELKAKRSFRFIVFKINENVQQVVVDRLGGPGESYDAFRACFPANECRYAVFDFDFVTDENCQKSKIFFISWAPDASRVRSKMLYASSKDRFKRELDGIQVELQATEPSEMSMDIIKSRAL; this comes from the exons ATG TCGAACTCGGCGTCGGGAATGGCCGTTTGTGACGAATGCAAACTCAAGTTCCTGGAACTCAAGGCGAAGAGGAGCTTCCGTTTCATCGTGTTCAAGATCAACGAGAACGTGCAGCAGGTGGTGGTGGACAGGCTTGGGGGACCAGGTGAAAGCTACGATGCGTTCAGGGCCTGCTTTCCCGCCAACGAGTGCCGCTACGCGGTGTTTGATTTTGACTTTGTCACTGATGAGAACTGCCAGAAGAGCAAGATCTTCTTCATCTCTTG GGCCCCAGATGCATCGAGGGTGAGAAGCAAGATGCTGTACGCAAGCTCCAAGGACCGGTTCAAGAGGGAGCTCGACGGCATTCAGGTGGAGCTACAAGCAACTGAGCCGAGCGAAATGAGCATGGACATCATCAAGTCGCGAGCCCTCTGA
- the LOC100274076 gene encoding Pentatricopeptide repeat-containing protein At5g39350 yields MPQPASVSVSNTLLRSYSGLGFHRQALALYSQMRHFDHLTFTFAAKACAGLRLRRHGRAVHGRALAAGFGSDAYVQNAIVSMYMRCRDVAAAEAVFVALPSRTTVSWNTVITGCVKDGRAERALEVFETMVDRGVCIDRASVVSVLPACAQARDLHTGRAVHRLAVVRGLGKYVAVKNALIDMYGKCGSLEDARRVFDEDSYDKDVVSWTVMIGAYVLNDHASKAFALGSEMLVSSEAQPNAVTMAHLLSACASLLSGKHAKCTHALCIRLGLGSDIVVETALVDCYAKCGYMGVIDMVVEKGSRRTETWNAAISGYTQRDQGKKALALFKRMLAESVRPDSATMASVIPAYAESADLVQANNIHCCLLVRGCLVSTDIATGLIDLYAKAGDLGVAWELFQCLPEKDVVAWTTVIAGYGMHGHAQTAMLLYSRMVELGVMPNTVTIASLLHSCSHAGMVDEGLRLFNDMHGVHGLMPNAEHYLCLVDMLGRAGRIEEAYRRIEDMPFEPTVSVWSSLLGACVLHENVEFGEVAAKHLFELEPDNVGNYVLLGKVYAAAERWSDVQHLRRVMEGMDLHKDPGYCVVDAKSEVC; encoded by the coding sequence ATGCCCCAACCGGCCTCGGTTTCCGTCTCTAACACCCTCCTTCGCTCCTACTCCGGTCTCGGCTTCCACCGACAGGCCCTCGCTCTCTACTCACAGATGCGCCACTTCGACCACCTCACCTTCACCTTTGCCGCCAAAGCATGTGCCGGCCTCCGCCTCAGGCGCCATGGGCGCGCCGTGCACGGCCGCGCCCTCGCCGCGGGCTTCGGCAGCGACGCCTACGTGCAGAACGCGATCGTTTCCATGTATATGCGATGCAGAGACGTGGCCGCAGCGGAGGCAGTGTTCGTCGCGCTGCCGAGCCGAACAACCGTGTCGTGGAATACCGTCATTACCGGGTGTGTCAAGGACGGCCGCGCGGAGAGGGCGTTGGAGGTGTTCGAGACGATGGTTGATCGTGGCGTGTGCATTGACCGTGCCTCTGTTGTTTCAGTGCTGCCAGCTTGTGCACAAGCCAGGGACTTGCACACGGGGAGAGCTGTGCACCGGTTGGCTGTGGTGAGAGGCTTGGGGAAGTATGTCGCGGTGAAGAACGCTCTGATCGACATGTATGGCAAGTGCGGGAGCCTGGAGGATGCAAGAAGGGTGTTCGATGAAGACAGCTACGATAAGGATGTTGTTTCTTGGACGGTGATGATTGGTGCATACGTGTTGAATGACCATGCGAGCAAGGCCTTCGCGCTTGGTTCTGAGATGCTGGTGAGCAGTGAAGCACAGCCTAATGCTGTGACCATGGCGCATCTGCTCTCAGCTTGCGCCAGCTTGCTCTCAGGGAAGCATGCCAAGTGCACACATGCATTGTGCATTAGACTTGGGCTTGGATCAGATATTGTTGTTGAAACTGCACTTGTTGACTGTTACGCAAAATGTGGATATATGGGAGTGATAGACATGGTGGTCGAGAAAGGATCACGACGGACTGAAACATGGAATGCAGCAATCTCTGGTTATACTCAAAGAGATCAGGGAAAGAAAGCCCTAGCTCTGTTTAAACGAATGCTTGCAGAATCAGTGCGTCCAGATTCTGCAACGATGGCAAGCGTCATCCCAGCTTATGCAGAGTCCGCGGACCTGGTACAGGCGAATAACATCCACTGCTGCCTACTGGTTCGTGGATGTCTTGTGAGTACAGATATTGCCACGGGTCTAATCGATCTGTATGCCAAGGCTGGTGACTTGGGTGTCGCATGGGAGCTCTTCCAGTGCTTACCTGAAAAGGATGTTGTTGCCTGGACAACTGTCATCGCCGGATACGGCATGCACGGGCATGCCCAAACTGCCATGCTGCTATATTCCAGGATGGTGGAGCTGGGGGTGATGCCGAACACCGTCACCATCGCCTCATTGCTGCACTCTTGTAGCCACGCTGGCATGGTAGATGAAGGGCTTCGGCTGTTCAACGACATGCACGGCGTCCATGGCCTGATGCCAAACGCAGAGCACTACTTGTGCCTGGTTGACATGCTTGGGCGTGCTGGGAGGATAGAGGAGGCTTACCGCCGCATCGAAGACATGCCATTTGAGCCGACTGTGTCGGTGTGGAGCTCTCTGCTGGGTGCCTGTGTTCTCCACGAGAATGTTGAGTTCGGCGAGGTCGCTGCTAAACATCTGTTTGAGCTTGAACCGGATAACGTTGGGAATTATGTGCTCCTTGGGAAGGTATATGCTGCAGCTGAGAGATGGAGCGATGTTCAACATCTGAGGAGAGTGATGGAAGGAATGGATCTTCACAAAGATCCAGGATATTGTGTAGTCGATGCAAAGTCTGAAGTGTGCTGA